The genomic stretch CTTTGTCGTGGAGCTGAAAAATTTCAACGGCATCAAAACCTCGCGGCTGGAAAAGATGGGATCGCATTCCTCGCCCACAGGAGAGATTTTTCTCAGCGATACAAAGGTTCCCAGGGAAAACATCCTCGGAATGCCCGGTGACGGTGCCAGGATCGTATTCGAATCGTTGAATCAGACCCGCCTTTCGGCCGCTGCCGGTGCCGTGGGCGTAGCCCGGGCATGTTACGAAGCGGCCCTCAAGTATTGCGGCGATCGCAAACAGTTCGGCAAACCCATCGGCGAGTTTCAAATGAATCAGGACATGATCGCCCAGATGGCCACCGAAATTGAGGCGGCCCGGCTGCTGGTTTACAAAGCCGCCTGGGAAAAGGATCAGGGGAACCTTAACAACGGGCTTCAAGTCGCCCAGGCCAAGTATTTTGCCGGTGAGACAGCCTTCAAGTGCGCCAACTATGCCATGCGGATTTTGGGCGCTTACGGATACTCGACCGAATATCCGGTTGCCCGCTTTTATCGGGACACACCAACGTATACCATGGTAGAAGGATCGGCCAATATCTGCAAGTGGATCATCGCCCTGGATCAACTGGGCATCCGCAAAGCCAGCCGTTAAGCGGCCTATAGAGCCTGTCCGCTAACCCCCTCTCCCTTGAGGGAGAGGGTTGGGGTGAGGGTGTAAGTGCTTGAATTAGCACCCCCTCACCTAACCTCTCCCCCTCAAGGGGGACAGGAATTTTAGGTTGTCGGACAAGCT from Candidatus Desulfatibia profunda encodes the following:
- a CDS encoding acyl-CoA dehydrogenase family protein, which produces MNFKLPRELEMLQKAVREFAAKKIAPHAEQWDKDHYFPYEEAIKPMGQLGFFGTVIPEAYGGEDMGWLAAAIVTEEIAKVSSSLRVQVNMQSLGTAFTIYKYGSEALKQKYIPKLVKADYIGGFAITEPDAGSDVMAMSSIAEDKKDHWLLNGSKTWISNADIADVMIYYAYTDRNKGAKGLSAFVVELKNFNGIKTSRLEKMGSHSSPTGEIFLSDTKVPRENILGMPGDGARIVFESLNQTRLSAAAGAVGVARACYEAALKYCGDRKQFGKPIGEFQMNQDMIAQMATEIEAARLLVYKAAWEKDQGNLNNGLQVAQAKYFAGETAFKCANYAMRILGAYGYSTEYPVARFYRDTPTYTMVEGSANICKWIIALDQLGIRKASR